gccgggtgatgATTTTCGACCATTTTCTGACCTTTTCAGCGCATAAACAcagtacccggccgggtggttaattcacccggccgcgtgTAATTTTCTGGACAGCGCAGTGTTCGTAAAACagtcataacttcttctacagGACTCCGATTGAAGCGTgtaagatacccacgcgaagctctttcaaagatgaagagattgatatgcatatgaggttgattggacttcaaaatctccaataaaaattgtctcaaaccaaggctgctgcacatccacatagtttgtacctttttctacacattcttaacaaaatggtcaacataccaacataatagagaagtatatataaacacgtccaataatagacaaatatgattaaattcatacaaaaccaccctctaaaaccatgtaaaatccaagtatgtcaactcccccaaacttaaataATTGCTAGTCCTCgaacaatgaagaaaaataactaaaagaaGACTTGGATTTAAAGGGGTTTAGATATCATCATTGTTGCAAAGAGTATGGAATAAAAGAGCATGTCAAAATACAAATTCTATCAAGTCAAGCCGTTGAGTGCACCTTTACTACTAACTCGTATATCACCTTGGATTCATGCTTCTCTCAAGATATGTATATGTGTATCTCACTCTCAAAAGTGTATGTATAGATACtctcaaatcaaaatacaagtagtgtttaccataggcttgctcaaaatcaaacatctCCTCTACTAGAATGTGAAAGTGAATTTAAAATCAGAAAGGACTTATTAAGGTTGTAACATGACTCTTTGGAAGGTAGGGAAAATTTAGGCTTAAGTGACTGAAAAGTATAAGAAGCACAAGTACCCACATACTACAACTCCCAACAAAAGACCATTTCCCAATACAAATCTCAGATAAGTAAGACTTTGTCGAACTTCTTCCTCTCATCCAGTCCCCACTTATTTAGAAACCCAACCAATAACTCTTCTAGACTTCgtctagcttatacctccacaaatttattattattttttctctctctagacttcgtctagcttatacctccattattttttatttttttttacaacgCCCCATATGTGCTTCCAAGTTTGTAGGCTTATCACTCTTGACGGTGACTTAACAATTATTTGACATTATGACATCTTTTTAGGCTAGGAGGGCTAACTAGGGATtaagacaaaaatatatacacttGTGATGAGGAAAACAAAGAATTCCTAACGTCATCTCCTAAATTCACATTCACGATATAGACTTAATATGATTAGGAGCAGGTTCTAGAAACAACAACAAGCATGTGATAAAATCACACAGAAACGAAGTTTTGGCTCAAATCTCACTCGGGTAATAGCATGAATCAAGGCAAACAAGCAATTCGTAACTTATGCACCTATTACTTAAACTCTTAAGTCAAAGACTATGATAGCTTAAAATATGGATGATGTTTTATCATTAACAACTAGTCTTTACCCcaagaaatcaaaattcaaacaagttcaaattcaattccacaACAACCCAAAACTAAAACAACTCACTAAGGTCTAAAGCAAAGAAAATCCAccctaaaacataaataaaagcaacaaaatataactaatcaatttgaaacaaaaataaagcaacAAAATACCTTATAAGGTTCACTGTCCACCATATCacccccccaaacttattcaagGCTATGCaaagaataaatttgaaaagttggtggagaaGAGAGACTTATATGATGGATaatctaaaacaaaaacaatctAAAAGTTACCTACTAGGGGTTACCTCCCCTATAATGCCTTTGGTTATCGTCGTTGGCTCGACGTCTTCAATAAGCTCATCATTTCACTTCCCCATTAATGGGGATGTTGGCTTCTTCTTCGCGTCTAGACAAGTATGATATTGTCAACCTCTTCTTCCACCATATTTTCTTCACCATGCTATCATTTGATATCAGCTCAAACTCGGGTAAGCTCGATGCCTCTGCTTTCTTGTCTTTCACTTCCTTAAGCTCTTTTTGTCTTCCTTTGCAATGACTCGATCCACCACATGGGCCAAATAGACACTGTGGTAAGGAAATATTCTCAACCTTGGGCTTTACCATTTGATCCTTCTGAACCTGTACAACGTGCACAACTTTGCACTCTTTCTTCATAGCAAGCTCTTCCACCTTAGGACTCCCCATGGCATTGTAGATGGACAAGATATGGTGTTTGGTGCCCATTCAAAGGGTAATCTCTCCCTTGAAACATCAATCAATGCTTCCCCTGTCGCTAAGAATGGCCGACCAAGGATAAGCGGCACATTCCTATCTTCTTCCATGTCAAGCACGACAAAATTAACGGGAAATATAAAGTCATTTACCCACACTAACACATCTTCTATGATCCCTTCAGGATAGGTGACAGATCTATCGGCCATTTGGAGCGTGATTCTAGTCGGCTTGAGAGTGCCGATTTTCATCTTCCTAAAGAAGGATAGGGGCATCAAGTTGATGCTCGCCCCCAAATCACAAAGTGCCTTCGTGTGTTTGTCATCACCAATGACACATGATATGTTGAAACTTCCAGGGTCCTTAAGCTTTGCCGGCAATTTCTTCTGGATTATGGCACTGCAATTCTCCGACATGCTCACTGTTTCGTAGTCCACCCACTTTTTGTTCTTGGAGATCACGTCTTTTAGGAACTTTGCATACATAGGCATTTTTTGCAGAGCCTCTACTAGTGGAATATTCACATTCACCTTCCTGAAGATGTCcaacaatttctaaaatttctcATCCACAACCTTCTTCTTGATTCGGCTAGAGAACGTTATATATGGCTCCAATCGAGGTGGTTCAGGTTGTTTCTTCTCTTCCTCAAAAGCACTATCCTCTGCAGTCTCTTTATCCATCCCTTCTTCCACTTCATCGGTTTGAATGCTCGCGCAGATGGCCTTGCACTCTTTGTGTTTGACGGGATCAATACTTATATTACCAGGAAATTGCCCCGGCTTGGGTAGAGTTCCCATAGCTTTTAAAATCTGACTGAGTTGAGTGTCGATGCTCTTCATGTGTATGTTCAAACCTTCCACTTCAGCTTCTACCTTATCCAGCCTCTGATTAGATTGTGTCATGCATTCGCCTGTGTGTTTTAAGAAAGTCATCAAGACTTCTTCGAGCTCGGCCTTCTTCAACTCTTTGACTTGGCCATTAGACACTTGGAATCCTGGTGGTGGCTGCAGAGCGTTGTTGGCATTCCCGTAAGACAAGTTGGGATGCACCTTGTTCCCATAGTGGTTGTAACTACCACCCCCTTGATTGGGGTGGTAGTTGTTGAAGTTTCCATTATTTCCACCTTGGTGAATGTAGTTCACATCTTCAACCCCTTGTCGGCTTTCAAGCCCGGATGGCTCTGTTCCCATAAAACCAAGCTTGCTAGTTAAGAAGTCCAGCTGCTTGGACATCATGTCCATCCTATCAAAATCAGATGCGGATGCCACCCTGTAGGATTTGCTTCTCTCATTCTTCCACCCATCATCGTTGGAGGCCACCCTCTCAATCACCTCTAATGCATCGTCTTCTCCCAACTTAAGGAGTGACCCCCTTgcgctcatattcaactcgcGTATTGCCTCCGGAGTGGCTCCCCTGTGGAAAGTTACGATCTGTTGCCCCGGGCTTAACCCGTGGTTGGGGCATCTCTTCATCAGGTATTTGAATCTCTTCCATGCCTCGTGAATATTCTCCTGAGGCTGCATTGCATAAGAGATGACTTCAGCTTGGCGCTTGAGTGCCTCGCTAGGTGGGTAATATTTATCCAAGAAGAGCTCAACCATTGCATCCCAAGTCTCGACCGAGTTGGGATCCATGCTATCGTACCAATCCCTAGCATCATCCttcaaagaaaaagggaaCAATCTGAGGCGAATCTGATCATCGGAGACCCCATTAGCCTTCACCGTGTTGCTGATTTATATGAACTTGGTCAAGTGCTTGTTGGCATCTTCCGAACCTGTTCCACCAAATGCATGTGCTTCTGCCCTGTTTATCAATCCCGACTTTAACTCAAAGCTGTTGGCCGCAATCCCGGCATTATTGATTGGTGGATTAGCAACCTGTCTATATGCATACAGATTCTGCACGGGCTGAATTGATGGTCTCGCGTTCTGCTCATCCAACTGCCTCTGCATGTTGGCCATCTGCTCACGGAGCTGACGAATACCAGGATCATCATTGTTGTTATTCTCCTCATTGTCTTCAAAATTGTTGTTCTCctcgtccgccattaggattGGAGACCGCGGCTCATACTGTATGGGTGACGGAGGTGGAGAAGGAATAGGTACTGGAGTTCTCTGAACTGGGGAGGGTGGACGCCTATGACCCGGTGAAGATACGCGGATCCTCTGGTTCAACCTCCTCTGGGCGTTCCTCCTCCTGTTGGATGCTTCGATCTCGGGATCGATGGGTTCTAAAGGTAGACCTTTAGAACGAGTGCGCATACAACCTGGGCAAAGAAACACCAAGATTAGagaactcaaaaataaaaatgaaaataaagcaaataaaatctagaCTAGTAATCTCAATTATTATCACGATATTAAGCTCTAACGACACAAAATagtccccggcaacggcgccaaaaacttgactcgacttattttaacacaagtgatacccgcaagtgtacggggctagtgtagcaattagcaagcaagagtatcgtatcccacagagacaaattcgtatcaacttaactaccacgaacaaatgttgactactatctagagaatcgAGTAAGGTTTAGTTTTGTTCTAACACTACGAAAAGCATATAATGaacaaataagtaaataaaagcaagtaaacacAGAGTGAAAAGatatatggagaaaattgtagaactcaaggatccgatgcacaatttcaagctcttatccaatcaaattgtcttaccttttggtgtctctagaattactaagtcgaccacaattatagattaaaccccctcccgaggtgagaaacctgtagattaggtgctaggattgaagtccccttctaatcctaaaacccctaactcccaaaagctcgattaggtcaaagacctcactcaaaacctcaactctcccgagttttattgtattaaggtgtaaattattcttatttatagattaattatttcatctcccgattaatctaattaatcctacacaatcaagtggtgatcaagcaattgaaaggaataaatccaagaataatcaaataactacaagagcaaggcaagaacaaaattaattggataaaaactatgaaattagtgcatcttcaccaagaattctacaagaaatgtttagctactcatgttcttcacaAAAACCATGTTTGAAACAAAGAATTCAATGAAAGACATAAGAGATGGATACTAAGAACTCCTGAGGAATGAATCTAGGAatgaagtcttcaatcttTCGATCTAGAATCTTTAATTCTTTCTCTCAAAGTGTTATTGGaggtgtgtgtgagtgttggAGGCGGTAGAGtgttgaatctcatgaaccctaggtttttttccctttaatcCCCCATCAAAAATCGCATTTTTGGCAAGAAAATACGCCAAAATaacgtacccggccgggtagaaTTATATAAAGAGTAAAATTCAACCGGCCGGGTGATGATTTTCGACCATTTTCTGACCTTTTCAGCGCATAAACACAGTACCCGACCAGGTGgttaattcacccggccgcgtATAATTTTCTGGACAGCGCAGTGTTCGTAAAACggtcataacttcttctacggGACTCCGATTGAAGCGTgtaagatacccacgcgaagctctttcaaagatgaagagattgatatgcatATGAGGCTGATtcgacttcaaaatctccagtaaaaattgtctcaaaccaaggctgctgcacatccacatagtttgtacctttttcttcacattcttaaaaaaatagtcaccataccaacataatagagaagtatatataaacacgtccaataatagacaaatatgatcaaattcatacaaaaccaccctctaaaaccatgtaaaatccatGTATGTCAAAAGtgaatgtgacaaaatttatgggacagacaaaaaagaaaataagttaCAAACTTTCTGCACAGATGAAGTATTTCATACCAATAACAATCTAACTTAGCATTCATGTGTTATAAATAGAACTTAAAAAATGCTACAAGTATTTttcctaaattttttaaatattcaggaatagataaaatattcaaaatttttagaaaatttttatcattaaaattagagatgtcaatcgggctaacCCGTTCGGGTTCGGGTCAATCCACTCGGGTTGTAGGGCTATTTGGGTTCGGGCTATTCGGGTTATGGacttttcgggttataaattttcaaccctaaccctaaacaACCGGGTTTTGGGCTAAaagctttcgaaaataatttcttgtatcgaaattttcttctataaaatgattttatattttagatactttttttttcattttatttagaatcatataaaatcttcatattttcGTAGTATTCTACAATAATACTTGGAGAGAAGCAtttcatctcgatcaactattacataaattaaaacttgtgttcgtgttattattttggcattattcgtaactaattctttgtgaaaattaaaaatcatatcttacatgaatcattattaaaattataattatattaagattttgatcagttatttcttaattttgtcttgattggctTTGGTGGTGGTAAGACACTAGTGATAGATGATGAGACGGTGGAATAATGAGTTGATGTGGAACTTGAAAGCTGATATTGTGGGATCGAGTGGAAAAATAtagaatgaaaattgaataagactaATGATTATGTAGAAAGATTgaggattcaaaaatatttaaaaaaaaatccctaaaacttaataatttttaattaaaagttgcaaCCCATCGGGCCGACCTGTAACCCGctcgggccaacccgtttaacccgtcaacccattcgggccaacccgtttaaccCGTTTTGTGTTCgggtaataaaattacaattctaACCCACTTATTTTACCGGGTTGTTCGAGCCGGCCCACGAGTTTCAGATTGACTTGACAtccctaattaaaataatgctTCTTATATGCATTCTGGGGcattatcaaattttgtgaagtgaAGTTTAGTAAATGAGAGGCGGAAAAAGGGAAAGGAGATTTGTGGAAACCCAAGCCCAATGGTCTATGAAGACAAGAAGTGGCCCACTACTAATCAATCTCTACCTCTAGTTTTAGGGTTTGAATTGTTCGACAAGGCTTGTCCAAATGTCATCATAGTTATTGACTATGTTCATACATCAATacatttaaacaatttttagtttatcccacaattttataaattacagtaaaatatactctctctataAAAATTTGTCGCTTATTTATCTTTGTCCGTCCCAAAAATTTGTTacctttctattacatttcataaaatctgTGCAAGATCAAATGGTGAAAAATTATtagagacggaggaag
The nucleotide sequence above comes from Salvia hispanica cultivar TCC Black 2014 chromosome 5, UniMelb_Shisp_WGS_1.0, whole genome shotgun sequence. Encoded proteins:
- the LOC125189961 gene encoding uncharacterized protein LOC125189961 — its product is MPMYAKFLKDVISKNKKWVDYETVSMSENCSAIIQKKLPAKLKDPGSFNISCVIGDDKHTKALCDLGASINLMPLSFFRKMKIGTLKPTRITLQMADRSVTYPEGIIEDVLVWVNDFIFPVNFVVLDMEEDRNVPLILGRPFLATGEALIDVSRERLPFEWVQKDQMVKPKVENISLPQCLFGPCGGSSHCKGRQKELKEVKDKKAEASSLPEFELISNDSMVKKIWWKKRLTISYLSRREEEANIPINGEVK